In the Deinococcus budaensis genome, one interval contains:
- a CDS encoding GNAT family N-acetyltransferase: MTLQIRPATPADAAFAAPLIQATIGAIGYALTGEAEDEGAARVIAHFFAQPGNRLSAENTLLLEEGGEPLGLAVLYPGDRAEALDEPFRRRLRALGLPDRTEPEATPGELYLDTLAVAPPARGRGLGGRLLEAGVARAVALGLPRVGLLVEDGNPAARLYARHGFVATGPRRVAGKVYTHLARPA; encoded by the coding sequence ATGACCCTCCAGATCCGCCCCGCCACGCCCGCCGACGCGGCCTTTGCCGCACCGCTGATTCAGGCGACCATCGGCGCCATCGGGTACGCGCTGACCGGCGAGGCCGAGGACGAAGGGGCGGCGCGGGTCATCGCCCACTTTTTCGCGCAGCCGGGCAACCGCCTCAGCGCCGAGAACACGCTGCTGCTGGAAGAAGGCGGGGAGCCGCTGGGCCTGGCCGTCCTCTATCCCGGCGACCGGGCGGAGGCGCTGGACGAACCGTTCCGGCGGCGGCTGCGCGCCCTGGGCCTGCCGGACCGCACCGAGCCGGAGGCCACGCCCGGCGAGCTGTACCTCGACACGCTGGCGGTGGCGCCCCCGGCGCGTGGGCGGGGGCTGGGGGGGCGGTTGCTGGAAGCGGGGGTGGCGCGGGCCGTGGCCCTGGGGCTGCCCCGGGTGGGCCTGCTGGTCGAGGACGGCAATCCGGCGGCCCGGCTGTATGCCCGGCACGGCTTCGTGGCGACCGGGCCGCGCCGGGTGGCGGGAAAGGTCTACACCCATCTGGCGCGGCCTGCCTGA
- a CDS encoding KH domain-containing protein yields MKTDPVDLTLFLAQSVVDQPSLVRASRRGPTVIVRVGPGEEGRFIGRQGRVIQAIRTLVRAACDPAERLNVDLDAPRKP; encoded by the coding sequence ATGAAGACCGACCCCGTGGACCTGACCCTCTTTCTGGCGCAGAGCGTGGTGGATCAGCCGTCGCTGGTGCGCGCCTCCCGGCGTGGGCCGACCGTGATCGTGCGGGTCGGGCCGGGCGAGGAGGGCCGCTTTATCGGTCGGCAGGGCCGGGTGATTCAGGCGATCCGGACGCTGGTGCGCGCGGCCTGCGACCCCGCCGAGCGGCTGAACGTGGACCTCGACGCGCCGCGCAAGCCGTGA
- the rpsP gene encoding 30S ribosomal protein S16, producing the protein MVKIRLSRFGSAHNPHYRIVVTDSRRPRDGGYIENLGHYDPRKTTENYLKVDAERAAHWLAQGAQPTATARRLLKSQGIKLG; encoded by the coding sequence ATGGTCAAGATTCGCCTGTCCCGTTTCGGCTCTGCCCACAACCCCCACTACCGCATCGTGGTCACCGATTCCCGCCGTCCCCGCGACGGTGGCTACATCGAGAACCTGGGGCACTACGACCCCCGCAAGACCACCGAGAACTACCTGAAGGTGGACGCCGAGCGCGCCGCCCACTGGCTGGCCCAGGGCGCCCAGCCCACCGCGACCGCCCGCCGCCTGCTGAAAAGCCAGGGCATCAAGCTCGGCTAA
- the rimM gene encoding ribosome maturation factor RimM (Essential for efficient processing of 16S rRNA), with product MNPPADTTRLGHLLGPHGVQGGVKVYVLGDAAQLLRLPRVWVEGRGWLRVRRAEALAPGAALHLAGVTTREGAEALRGAKVYAADADLPALEEGRYYYHELRGLPVLGAGGEGLGEVRDVLDTGHQDLLVVSLPGGEGFLPLQAPYVVVQPGEGGRPAAIHLTGDAPEGLLADERAESAPDADPGAPEGG from the coding sequence TTGAACCCCCCGGCGGACACCACCCGGCTGGGGCACCTGCTGGGGCCGCACGGGGTGCAGGGGGGCGTCAAGGTCTATGTGCTGGGCGACGCGGCCCAGCTGCTCAGGCTGCCCCGGGTGTGGGTCGAGGGGCGCGGCTGGCTGCGGGTGCGCCGCGCCGAAGCGCTGGCACCGGGAGCCGCCCTGCACCTGGCGGGCGTGACCACCCGCGAGGGCGCCGAGGCGCTGCGCGGGGCGAAGGTCTACGCCGCCGACGCGGACCTGCCCGCACTGGAAGAGGGCCGTTACTACTACCACGAGCTGCGCGGCCTGCCGGTGCTGGGCGCGGGCGGCGAGGGGCTGGGCGAGGTCCGCGACGTGCTGGACACCGGGCACCAGGACCTGCTGGTCGTCTCCCTCCCCGGCGGCGAGGGCTTCTTGCCCCTGCAAGCGCCCTACGTGGTCGTGCAGCCCGGCGAAGGCGGGCGCCCGGCGGCCATTCACCTCACCGGGGACGCGCCGGAGGGCCTGCTGGCCGACGAGCGCGCCGAGAGCGCCCCGGACGCGGACCCCGGGGCACCGGAGGGCGGGTGA
- a CDS encoding GNAT family protein, producing the protein MTPSPPPLSLVSLRDRRPEDLPTLRRWLTDPGAEWRRWDAPYFHAQTTTRTMQAYVEGLTGSPPDPDEQVIDVDGACVGMVNRSEEAPEGGGWWDLGILIYDPAWWGGGVGTRALALWVQDTLDWTDAHVLTVTTWGGNLRMIRAAERLGFRECARVREARVVEGQRYDSVRLDLLRGEWTGGSRVDQ; encoded by the coding sequence GTGACCCCCTCCCCTCCTCCCCTCTCCCTGGTCTCGCTGCGCGACCGCCGCCCCGAGGACCTGCCCACCCTGCGGCGCTGGCTGACCGATCCGGGGGCCGAGTGGCGCCGCTGGGACGCGCCGTACTTTCACGCGCAGACGACCACCCGGACCATGCAGGCCTACGTGGAGGGGCTGACAGGCAGCCCGCCGGACCCCGACGAGCAGGTGATCGACGTGGACGGCGCCTGCGTGGGCATGGTCAACCGCTCGGAGGAGGCGCCGGAGGGCGGCGGCTGGTGGGACCTGGGCATCCTGATCTACGACCCGGCGTGGTGGGGCGGCGGCGTGGGCACGCGGGCGCTCGCGCTGTGGGTGCAGGACACCCTGGACTGGACGGACGCCCACGTCCTGACCGTGACCACCTGGGGCGGCAACCTCCGCATGATTCGTGCCGCAGAGCGCCTGGGCTTTCGCGAGTGCGCGCGGGTGCGCGAGGCCCGGGTGGTGGAGGGACAGCGCTACGACAGCGTGCGGCTCGACCTGCTGCGCGGCGAATGGACCGGGGGCAGCCGGGTGGACCAGTAG
- a CDS encoding S41 family peptidase: MTLVVGALAATTAVGYAQLGGYTQADLTRTDTGRALLQVLGDLNRYYLYPVDQEKVLRGAINGALGSLEDEFTYYSEPASTAIDTENLAGEFGGIGVTLVAANPDGTGGKVDNVYKGGAAADSGVQIGDVFVKIGDKDVLTSKLDEIVRLVRGPEKSTVTVTFARDGKPYSVRLERKKVTIVSVEQTILPGNVGYIALNTFYNEKASEQFRAAVASMKQRGVQKLILDLRDNGGGLLNAGTDVADQFLGSGNIVSLKDRSGRAQVYARATNRPTDYTGKLAVLVNKNSASASEVVAGALQDAGRATIVGEQTFGKGVAQIPVDTVDGGKVAIVNSAWLTPKGREIHKKGITPGVVVADTRYTVPLNFSGGGLKPGAKITLTVEGKPVTVTADKEGKFTYTGEVKRPTRSATQGEAAVDLAGDAILKRATELLR; encoded by the coding sequence ATGACGCTCGTGGTGGGCGCGCTCGCCGCCACCACCGCCGTCGGGTACGCCCAGCTGGGCGGGTATACCCAGGCGGACCTGACCCGCACCGACACGGGCCGCGCCCTCCTCCAGGTGCTGGGCGACCTCAACCGCTACTACCTGTACCCGGTGGACCAGGAAAAGGTCCTGCGCGGCGCGATCAACGGCGCCCTGGGCAGCCTGGAAGACGAGTTCACCTACTACTCCGAACCCGCCAGCACGGCGATCGACACCGAGAACCTGGCCGGGGAGTTCGGCGGCATCGGCGTGACGCTGGTGGCGGCCAACCCCGACGGTACGGGCGGCAAGGTGGACAACGTGTACAAGGGCGGGGCCGCCGCCGACTCCGGCGTGCAGATCGGCGACGTGTTCGTCAAGATCGGGGACAAGGACGTGCTGACCAGCAAGCTCGACGAGATCGTGCGGCTGGTGCGCGGCCCGGAAAAGAGCACCGTGACCGTGACCTTTGCCCGGGACGGCAAGCCCTACAGCGTGCGGCTGGAGCGCAAGAAGGTCACCATCGTCAGCGTGGAGCAGACCATCTTGCCGGGCAACGTCGGCTATATCGCGCTGAATACCTTCTACAACGAGAAAGCCAGCGAACAGTTCCGCGCGGCGGTCGCCTCCATGAAGCAGCGGGGCGTGCAGAAGCTGATCCTGGACCTGCGCGACAACGGCGGCGGCTTGCTCAATGCCGGAACCGACGTGGCCGACCAGTTCCTGGGCAGCGGCAACATCGTGAGCCTCAAAGACCGCAGCGGGCGCGCGCAGGTGTACGCGCGGGCCACCAACCGCCCGACCGACTACACCGGCAAGCTGGCCGTGCTGGTGAACAAGAACAGCGCCAGCGCCAGCGAGGTCGTCGCGGGAGCGCTGCAAGACGCGGGCCGCGCGACCATCGTGGGCGAGCAGACCTTCGGCAAGGGGGTCGCGCAGATTCCCGTCGACACGGTGGACGGCGGCAAGGTCGCCATCGTGAACAGCGCGTGGCTGACCCCCAAGGGCCGCGAGATTCACAAGAAGGGCATCACGCCCGGCGTGGTCGTGGCCGACACCCGCTACACCGTCCCGCTGAACTTCAGCGGCGGCGGCCTGAAGCCGGGCGCCAAGATCACCCTGACGGTCGAGGGCAAGCCCGTGACCGTCACCGCCGACAAGGAAGGCAAGTTCACCTACACCGGCGAGGTCAAGCGCCCCACCCGCAGCGCCACCCAGGGCGAGGCCGCCGTGGACCTGGCGGGCGACGCGATCCTGAAGCGGGCCACCGAGCTGCTCAGGTAA
- the trmD gene encoding tRNA (guanosine(37)-N1)-methyltransferase TrmD, translating into MSEAAPLTFSFLTLFPELLAPFASEAILGKAAARGLIGVNLVNLRDFAGNRHARVDDAPYGGGAGMVIRVDVAARALASLPPADEVILFTPAGERFTQRTAEELSGREHLAFLCGRYEGFDARVEGLVTRELSVGDFVMMGGEAAAACVLEAVARLRPGVLGDEASHQADSFSSGLLDYPEYTRPPEWRGEAVPEVLRGGNHGAVAAWRREQALARTLARRPDLLPGAGLTPQDSAALLRLGVSPAQLDAWGAPPPPVPKRRRSARRGAAVPAPAAEGAAAEADVPPER; encoded by the coding sequence GTGAGCGAGGCGGCTCCGCTGACGTTTTCCTTCCTGACGCTCTTTCCCGAGCTGCTCGCGCCCTTTGCCTCGGAGGCGATTTTGGGCAAGGCGGCGGCGCGGGGGCTGATCGGGGTGAATCTGGTGAACCTGCGCGACTTCGCGGGCAACCGGCACGCCAGGGTGGACGACGCGCCCTACGGCGGCGGGGCGGGCATGGTGATCCGGGTGGACGTGGCGGCGCGGGCACTCGCGAGCCTGCCGCCCGCCGACGAGGTGATCCTTTTCACGCCCGCCGGGGAGCGCTTTACCCAGCGCACGGCGGAGGAGCTGAGTGGACGCGAGCACCTCGCCTTCTTGTGCGGGCGCTACGAGGGCTTCGACGCGCGGGTGGAGGGGCTGGTCACCCGCGAGCTGAGCGTCGGGGACTTCGTGATGATGGGCGGCGAGGCGGCGGCGGCCTGCGTGCTGGAGGCGGTCGCGCGGCTGCGGCCCGGGGTGCTGGGCGACGAGGCCTCGCACCAGGCGGATTCTTTTTCCAGCGGTCTGCTGGACTATCCCGAATACACCCGCCCGCCCGAGTGGCGCGGCGAGGCGGTGCCCGAGGTCCTGAGGGGCGGCAACCACGGGGCCGTCGCGGCGTGGCGGCGGGAGCAGGCGCTGGCGCGCACCCTGGCCCGGCGGCCCGACCTGCTGCCCGGCGCGGGCCTGACCCCGCAGGACAGCGCCGCCCTGCTGCGGCTGGGCGTTTCCCCGGCGCAGCTCGACGCCTGGGGCGCGCCTCCCCCGCCGGTGCCCAAGCGGCGGCGTTCGGCGCGGCGCGGCGCGGCGGTGCCTGCCCCGGCGGCGGAAGGCGCGGCGGCCGAGGCAGACGTGCCGCCAGAGCGGTGA
- the ftsE gene encoding cell division ATP-binding protein FtsE produces MIQFRHVTLEYPVTRTLALDDLSLQVDKGEFVYLVGHSGAGKSSFMNLVLKRALPTRGEVRVAGEPLTRYRGRRTALLRRRIGTVFQDNLLLDHLSAHDNVAFTLRVTSVPQREWAGRVGAALRTVGLEHKKQALPVQLSQGEQQRVAIARAIVADPPLLLADEPTGNLDPDHSREVLRVLQHVNLRGTTVVVATHARDLVETFRHRTLTLRRGQLVRDDPAGGYSL; encoded by the coding sequence ATGATTCAGTTTCGCCATGTGACGCTGGAGTACCCCGTGACGCGCACGCTGGCGCTCGACGACCTGAGCCTTCAGGTGGACAAGGGCGAATTCGTGTACCTGGTCGGGCACTCGGGCGCGGGCAAGAGCAGTTTCATGAACCTGGTGCTCAAGCGGGCGCTGCCCACCCGGGGCGAGGTGCGGGTGGCGGGAGAACCGCTGACGCGCTACCGGGGCCGCCGCACCGCGCTGCTGCGCCGCCGGATCGGCACCGTCTTTCAGGACAACCTCTTGCTCGACCACCTCAGCGCCCACGACAACGTCGCCTTTACCCTGCGCGTGACCAGCGTGCCGCAGCGCGAGTGGGCCGGGCGGGTGGGCGCGGCGCTGCGCACGGTGGGCCTGGAACACAAGAAGCAGGCCCTCCCGGTGCAGCTCTCGCAGGGCGAGCAGCAGCGGGTCGCCATCGCCCGCGCCATCGTGGCCGACCCGCCGCTGCTGCTGGCCGACGAACCGACCGGCAACCTCGACCCCGACCACAGCCGCGAGGTGCTGCGGGTGCTGCAACACGTCAACCTGCGCGGCACCACCGTGGTCGTCGCGACCCACGCCCGCGACCTGGTGGAGACCTTTCGCCACCGCACCCTGACCCTGCGCCGGGGCCAACTCGTGCGCGACGACCCCGCCGGGGGCTACTCGCTGTGA
- a CDS encoding LON peptidase substrate-binding domain-containing protein: MRVPLFPLPHLVLFPGQVLPLYVFEPRYRELLTRVQAAEEPFGIVRILRSREEAPLPLAGRVARVGTLAHLVRAETHEDGTSSILVVGGERFQVQDFDATHAYLSADVTPWPLAPGPLESAALAASAEEAVARRLLADLLRLRPADAPAIRDNAPQEPLLLASYAAALLPLSPEQREQALEAPTLLDRLDTLLSFVPAGARELN, encoded by the coding sequence ATGCGCGTTCCGCTGTTCCCGCTCCCCCATCTGGTCCTGTTTCCCGGCCAGGTGTTGCCGCTCTACGTGTTCGAACCGCGCTACCGCGAGCTGCTGACGCGGGTTCAGGCGGCGGAGGAGCCGTTCGGCATCGTGCGGATTCTCAGGAGCCGCGAGGAAGCCCCGCTGCCGCTGGCGGGCCGGGTCGCGCGGGTCGGCACCCTGGCGCACCTCGTCCGGGCCGAAACCCACGAGGACGGCACCAGTTCGATTCTGGTGGTGGGCGGCGAGCGCTTTCAGGTGCAGGACTTCGACGCCACGCACGCCTACCTCAGCGCCGACGTGACCCCCTGGCCGCTGGCGCCCGGCCCGCTGGAATCCGCCGCACTGGCGGCGAGCGCCGAGGAGGCCGTCGCCCGGCGCCTGCTCGCGGACCTGCTGCGCCTGCGCCCCGCCGACGCCCCGGCCATCCGCGACAACGCGCCCCAGGAACCGCTGCTGCTCGCCAGTTACGCCGCCGCCCTGCTGCCCCTCAGCCCCGAGCAGCGCGAGCAGGCGCTGGAGGCCCCGACGCTCCTCGACCGCCTCGACACGCTGCTGAGCTTCGTTCCGGCGGGCGCGCGCGAGCTGAACTAG
- a CDS encoding putative glycolipid-binding domain-containing protein, with protein sequence MHLVWRGLNPQRPSLEHLRLMPWASAKAAVIGLAEGQPYTLQYELEVDRAGFPLDLRCDLTDGRHLGLARTKHGEWTDAEGRLLPDLHGCTDIDLRATPFTNTLSLRRLGLRVGENRELLAVWIDVPSLVLRPTRQRYTRTGEDTYHYENLETGYGNDLAVDAEGLVILYPQAFKRLP encoded by the coding sequence ATGCATCTTGTCTGGCGCGGTCTCAATCCCCAACGGCCCAGCCTGGAACACCTGCGGCTGATGCCCTGGGCCTCGGCGAAAGCAGCAGTCATCGGTCTTGCCGAAGGGCAGCCCTACACCTTGCAGTACGAGCTGGAGGTCGACCGTGCTGGCTTCCCCCTCGACCTGCGCTGTGATCTAACGGACGGACGGCACTTGGGCCTCGCCCGTACCAAGCATGGTGAGTGGACCGACGCTGAAGGAAGGCTGCTCCCCGATTTGCACGGCTGCACCGATATAGACCTCCGCGCGACACCCTTCACGAACACGCTTTCCCTGCGCCGTTTAGGCTTGCGAGTGGGAGAGAACCGGGAACTGCTGGCCGTGTGGATTGACGTGCCTTCACTCGTGTTGCGTCCTACCCGACAGCGTTACACCCGCACAGGGGAGGACACCTACCACTACGAGAATCTGGAGACGGGGTACGGCAACGACCTTGCTGTAGACGCTGAGGGGCTGGTGATCTTGTATCCACAAGCCTTCAAGCGTCTGCCCTGA
- a CDS encoding cell division protein FtsX: protein MTYHLRQALLAMRGNLTATLATLTTMTLTLVMLGAVLLLTLNVNRTLEQLESQVEVAAFLDAGADGASLLARVRALPQVREARLVPREQVLAEMTRDYPYARDAAELAGNPFPDTLRLRVSRVEDSRTVAAAVSTLAGVEDVEYGAGYVDQTVRTLTAVRAAGYALVGLLLLGTLFNILNAVRVAMYSRRNEISVMRLLGATRGFIRMPHVIEGVLLGVAASALALALLAPSYLALAQRAAVFAPVFPVVRDLPTLLPILAGVAMLGILIGLAGSLLATRRYLRELE from the coding sequence ATGACCTACCACCTGCGCCAGGCCCTGCTCGCCATGCGCGGCAACCTCACGGCCACCCTCGCCACCCTGACCACCATGACGCTGACGCTGGTGATGCTCGGCGCCGTGCTGCTGCTCACATTGAACGTGAACCGCACGCTGGAACAGCTCGAATCGCAGGTGGAGGTCGCCGCCTTTCTGGATGCGGGGGCCGACGGCGCCTCGCTGCTGGCCCGGGTCCGGGCGCTGCCGCAGGTGCGGGAAGCCCGGCTGGTCCCCCGCGAGCAGGTGCTGGCCGAGATGACCCGCGACTACCCCTACGCGCGCGACGCCGCCGAGCTGGCCGGCAATCCCTTTCCCGACACGCTGCGCCTGCGGGTGTCGCGGGTGGAGGACTCGCGCACGGTCGCGGCGGCGGTCTCGACGCTGGCGGGCGTGGAGGACGTGGAATACGGGGCCGGATACGTGGACCAGACCGTGCGGACCCTGACCGCCGTGCGCGCGGCAGGGTACGCGCTGGTGGGCCTCTTGCTGCTGGGCACCCTCTTTAACATCCTGAACGCCGTGCGGGTGGCGATGTACTCGCGCCGCAACGAGATCAGCGTGATGCGGCTGCTGGGGGCAACGCGCGGCTTTATCCGCATGCCGCACGTGATCGAGGGCGTGCTGCTGGGGGTGGCGGCCTCGGCGCTGGCGCTGGCACTGCTGGCCCCGTCGTACCTGGCGCTGGCGCAGCGGGCGGCGGTGTTCGCGCCGGTCTTTCCGGTCGTGCGTGACCTGCCTACCCTGCTGCCGATCCTGGCGGGCGTGGCGATGCTGGGCATCCTGATCGGGCTGGCGGGCAGCCTGCTGGCGACCCGGCGCTACCTGCGGGAGCTGGAGTGA
- the purU gene encoding formyltetrahydrofolate deformylase: MTAQPPSSQTASDQAASPPDPRNTAVLTITCPDRTGIVAAVSQFLFVHGANIIHSDQHSTGAPGGTFFMRMEFHLGGLDLAPEPFERAFARVVAEPFGMGWRLSYAARPKRMALLVSRYDHCFLDLLWRVRRGEVPVEIPLVISNHEDLRRDAELFGLPFHVVPVTRENKAEAEVEQVRLLHEAGADFAVLARYMQILSGDFLRGFGRPVINIHHSFLPAFVGANPYRAAFQRGVKLIGATSHYVTEELDAGPIIAQDVIPVTHRETPESLMRLGRDVERRVLARAVAAHAEDRVLVEGNKTVVF; the protein is encoded by the coding sequence ATGACGGCCCAGCCTCCCTCCTCCCAGACGGCTTCTGACCAGGCGGCCTCCCCGCCCGACCCGCGCAACACTGCGGTCCTGACCATCACCTGCCCCGACCGCACCGGCATCGTGGCGGCGGTGTCGCAGTTTCTGTTTGTCCACGGGGCGAACATCATCCATTCCGACCAGCACTCGACGGGGGCTCCCGGCGGCACCTTTTTCATGCGGATGGAGTTTCACCTCGGGGGCCTCGACCTCGCGCCCGAGCCGTTCGAGCGGGCCTTCGCGCGGGTGGTGGCCGAGCCGTTCGGCATGGGCTGGCGCCTGAGCTACGCCGCCCGGCCCAAGCGCATGGCCCTGCTGGTCAGCCGCTACGACCACTGCTTTCTCGACCTGCTGTGGCGGGTGCGCCGGGGGGAGGTGCCGGTCGAGATTCCCCTGGTGATCTCCAACCACGAGGACCTGCGCCGCGACGCCGAGCTGTTCGGGCTGCCCTTTCATGTCGTGCCGGTCACGAGGGAGAACAAGGCGGAAGCCGAGGTCGAGCAGGTCCGGCTGCTGCACGAGGCGGGGGCCGACTTCGCGGTGCTGGCGCGCTACATGCAGATTCTCAGCGGGGACTTTCTGCGCGGCTTCGGGCGCCCGGTGATCAACATCCACCACTCGTTCCTGCCCGCCTTCGTGGGCGCCAATCCCTACCGCGCGGCCTTCCAGCGCGGGGTCAAGCTGATCGGCGCGACCAGCCACTACGTCACCGAGGAACTCGACGCCGGGCCGATCATCGCCCAGGACGTGATTCCGGTGACCCACCGCGAGACCCCCGAGTCCCTGATGCGCCTGGGCCGCGACGTGGAACGCCGGGTCCTCGCCCGCGCCGTGGCGGCCCACGCCGAAGACCGGGTGCTGGTGGAGGGCAACAAGACGGTGGTGTTCTAG
- a CDS encoding peptidoglycan DD-metalloendopeptidase family protein, whose product MKLAGPRWPALVLLSAALLAGAQSTSQRLQELQRELQGQRQASAEQGRELERLRRNIQNLSAQGRRTLARLDTLAGGVADLENETARLGARVALAERQLADTTSQGRVTQARVTRLQGDVRELLGALYRERSGRYLQLLSQASSLSDLLIRLNYANIAGQYNVEVTRTLRAEVQTLETQRTRQAQQAADLQRLQTERVAKLEQLRDRRAEQTRLLASLRRSEQGQRTLAARTRAEQALTARTIDELVGAVVKERARLEAERKRRLEEERKRREAELRRIREAQERARKEAERLARIRAEQERQARIQAERERQARIRAEQERQARIRAEQARQAELARQRALAAAQAQARAQAQAEAQARARALAQAQQAQARAQAEARARAQAEAQARAAAEAQAARDRAAREAAAAAQRQRQTQLQQEQAALQARETQVEQAAAQAAQDLAPLPAASGPLGFPLPGGSVAQPYGANGAQWSVLQGAEGGQAVAALDGNVIATTYYASLGWVVLLDHGPTVTAYFGLQDAQVQVGARVGRGTPLGTVGGSPIFGPGRMAFQVNSVSGGARRPVPPPF is encoded by the coding sequence GTGAAGCTCGCCGGGCCGCGCTGGCCCGCCCTGGTGCTGCTCTCGGCGGCGCTGCTGGCGGGCGCGCAGAGCACCAGCCAGCGGCTTCAGGAGTTGCAGCGCGAGTTGCAGGGCCAGCGTCAGGCCAGCGCCGAGCAGGGCCGGGAGCTGGAGAGGCTGCGCCGCAACATCCAGAACCTCTCGGCGCAGGGGCGGCGCACGCTGGCGCGGCTCGACACGCTGGCGGGGGGGGTCGCCGATCTGGAAAACGAGACGGCGAGGCTGGGGGCACGGGTCGCCCTGGCCGAGCGCCAGCTGGCCGACACGACCTCGCAGGGCCGGGTCACGCAGGCGCGCGTGACGCGGCTTCAGGGCGACGTGCGCGAGCTGCTGGGCGCCCTCTACCGCGAGCGCAGCGGCCGTTACCTCCAGCTGCTGTCGCAGGCGAGCAGCCTGTCGGACCTCCTGATCCGGCTGAACTACGCCAACATCGCCGGGCAGTACAACGTCGAGGTGACGCGGACCCTGCGCGCCGAGGTCCAGACCCTGGAAACGCAGCGCACCCGGCAGGCGCAGCAGGCGGCCGACCTCCAGCGCCTCCAGACCGAGCGGGTGGCGAAGCTGGAGCAGCTGCGTGACCGCCGCGCCGAGCAGACACGGCTGCTGGCAAGCCTGCGCCGCAGCGAGCAGGGGCAGCGCACCCTGGCCGCCCGCACCCGGGCCGAGCAGGCCCTGACCGCCCGCACCATCGACGAACTGGTGGGCGCCGTCGTCAAGGAACGTGCCCGGCTGGAAGCCGAGCGCAAGCGCCGCCTGGAGGAAGAACGCAAGCGCCGCGAGGCCGAGCTGCGCCGCATCCGCGAGGCCCAGGAACGCGCCCGCAAGGAGGCCGAGCGCCTGGCCCGCATCCGGGCGGAGCAGGAACGCCAGGCCCGGATTCAGGCAGAACGCGAAAGGCAGGCCCGGATTCGCGCCGAGCAGGAGCGGCAGGCCCGCATCCGCGCCGAGCAGGCCCGCCAGGCCGAACTCGCGCGGCAGCGGGCGCTGGCCGCCGCCCAGGCCCAGGCGCGCGCGCAGGCCCAGGCGGAGGCGCAGGCCCGTGCCCGGGCGCTCGCGCAGGCCCAGCAGGCGCAGGCCAGAGCGCAGGCCGAGGCACGCGCCCGCGCCCAGGCCGAAGCGCAGGCCAGGGCCGCCGCCGAGGCCCAGGCGGCCCGCGACCGCGCTGCCCGTGAAGCCGCCGCCGCCGCGCAGCGTCAGCGCCAGACCCAGCTTCAGCAGGAGCAGGCGGCCCTCCAGGCGCGCGAGACGCAGGTCGAGCAGGCGGCGGCCCAGGCCGCGCAGGACCTCGCGCCGCTGCCCGCCGCCAGCGGTCCGCTGGGTTTTCCGCTGCCCGGCGGCAGCGTGGCCCAGCCTTATGGGGCGAACGGCGCCCAGTGGAGCGTGCTTCAGGGCGCCGAGGGCGGGCAGGCGGTCGCGGCTCTCGACGGCAACGTGATCGCCACGACCTACTACGCCAGCCTGGGCTGGGTCGTCCTGCTCGACCACGGCCCGACCGTGACCGCCTATTTCGGGTTGCAGGACGCGCAGGTGCAGGTCGGCGCGCGGGTGGGCCGGGGCACTCCGCTGGGCACCGTCGGCGGCAGCCCGATCTTCGGCCCCGGGCGGATGGCCTTTCAGGTCAACAGCGTGAGCGGCGGCGCGCGCAGGCCGGTGCCGCCGCCGTTCTGA